A part of Prolixibacteraceae bacterium genomic DNA contains:
- the gcvP gene encoding aminomethyl-transferring glycine dehydrogenase: MPYEKFIDRHIGPRDHEVEQMLQELGVASMDELIDQTVPKDIRISDMNISPAMTERAYFKHIKKLASMNKVFNTYIGMGYYDTITPSVILRNVLENPAWYTSYTPYQAEISQGRLEALLNFQTMVTELTAMELANASLLDEGTAAAEAMIMLFNAKGRKKKQSVKFFVDHQVWPQTLDVLITRAEPLGIELVVGDFKTAELDDLFFGALVQYPNADGVVADYRDFTAVCHEKEVRVAVATDLMALTVLEAPGTWGADVVFGSSQRFGIPMGYGGPAAAFFATREAYKRNLPGRIIGITKDVQGNQALRMALQTREQHIKRERATSNICTAQALLATMAGMYATYHGPDGLTQIATRIHTIASFISTELQQMGYCQVNKTFFDTLRIALPAKVKKEDIEWFSLDLEMNFRYFDNGDVGIAIDETTNLEDINWILEVFAKAANLPKPEVTTFPKAVTYDSELKRTTPFMEQVVFNRYRSETEMARYIKRLERKDISLLNSMISLGSCTMKLNAATEMLPLSWIEFNGLHPFIPKNQALGYHAMMEELRRDLSEITGFADMSMQPNSGAAGEYAGLMVIREYHIRRGEGHRDVVLIPSSAHGTNPASGVMAGMKVVVTPCDENGNVDVEALRAKAKEHKDDLSACMITYPSTHGVFEVEIREICNIIHENGGQVYMDGANMNAQVGLTNPGFIGADVCHLNLHKTFAIPHGGGGPGVGPIGVAAHLVECLPSHSVINNGHVGIHAVSSAPWGSALVQTITYGYIKMLGADGLKRATEVAILNANYIAHHMKDTFGVLYTGADGRVGHELILECRGVKATSGITELDIAKRLMDYGFHAPTLSFPVAGTLMIEPTESESKYELDRFIETLNTVFMEIKEVESGEANKEDNVLKNAPHTDLVVTADEWEHSYPRSKAAYPLPWLRDGKYWVPVGRVDDAFGDRNLVCTCDPIESYM, encoded by the coding sequence ATGCCATACGAAAAGTTTATAGATAGACACATTGGTCCTAGAGATCATGAGGTGGAACAGATGCTTCAAGAGTTGGGGGTTGCATCGATGGATGAGTTGATCGATCAAACGGTCCCTAAAGATATTCGTATCTCCGATATGAATATCTCTCCTGCGATGACAGAGAGAGCCTATTTTAAGCATATTAAGAAGTTGGCATCGATGAACAAAGTGTTTAATACCTACATTGGAATGGGGTATTATGATACGATTACACCATCGGTGATATTACGTAATGTGTTGGAGAATCCAGCATGGTATACTTCCTATACTCCTTATCAAGCAGAGATTTCACAGGGACGTTTAGAGGCTTTGTTGAATTTCCAAACCATGGTTACAGAGCTTACAGCAATGGAGCTAGCGAATGCTTCTTTATTGGACGAAGGTACTGCTGCTGCGGAAGCTATGATCATGTTGTTTAATGCCAAAGGTCGTAAGAAGAAACAGTCGGTGAAGTTTTTTGTGGATCATCAAGTGTGGCCACAAACTTTGGATGTTTTGATTACTCGTGCTGAGCCTCTTGGTATCGAGCTTGTGGTTGGTGATTTTAAGACGGCTGAACTAGATGATCTGTTTTTCGGTGCGTTGGTGCAGTATCCAAATGCGGATGGTGTAGTAGCGGATTATCGCGATTTTACGGCTGTTTGTCATGAGAAAGAGGTTCGTGTGGCTGTGGCTACAGATTTGATGGCATTGACTGTATTAGAAGCTCCAGGAACATGGGGTGCAGATGTGGTGTTTGGTTCGTCACAACGATTTGGTATTCCAATGGGGTATGGTGGTCCTGCTGCCGCTTTCTTTGCAACAAGAGAGGCATATAAGCGTAATCTTCCTGGTCGTATCATTGGTATTACGAAAGATGTACAAGGAAATCAAGCACTTCGTATGGCTTTGCAGACTCGTGAGCAGCATATCAAGAGAGAGCGCGCAACATCGAATATTTGTACAGCACAAGCGCTATTGGCTACCATGGCGGGGATGTATGCGACTTATCATGGGCCAGATGGGTTGACTCAGATAGCAACGCGTATCCATACGATCGCTTCGTTTATCTCAACAGAGCTTCAACAGATGGGGTACTGTCAGGTGAACAAGACATTTTTCGATACGTTGCGTATTGCTTTGCCAGCCAAAGTGAAGAAAGAAGATATTGAGTGGTTCTCTTTGGATCTAGAGATGAATTTCCGCTATTTCGATAATGGAGATGTGGGAATTGCTATTGACGAGACCACTAACTTAGAAGATATAAACTGGATACTAGAGGTGTTTGCTAAAGCGGCTAACCTTCCAAAGCCAGAAGTAACGACGTTCCCTAAGGCGGTAACTTACGATAGTGAGTTGAAAAGAACTACGCCTTTTATGGAGCAGGTGGTGTTTAATCGCTATCGTAGTGAGACAGAGATGGCGAGATATATTAAGCGTTTGGAGCGTAAGGATATTTCGTTGTTGAACTCAATGATTTCGTTGGGGTCATGTACGATGAAACTGAACGCTGCTACCGAGATGTTGCCATTAAGTTGGATTGAATTTAACGGTTTGCATCCATTTATTCCTAAAAATCAGGCATTGGGATACCATGCCATGATGGAGGAGTTGCGTAGAGACTTGAGTGAGATTACCGGTTTTGCGGACATGTCGATGCAACCAAATTCAGGAGCAGCGGGTGAGTATGCCGGATTGATGGTGATTCGAGAGTATCATATACGCAGAGGTGAAGGACATCGTGATGTGGTGTTGATTCCCTCTTCGGCACACGGAACAAACCCAGCAAGTGGGGTGATGGCAGGAATGAAAGTTGTGGTGACGCCATGTGATGAGAATGGTAATGTGGATGTGGAAGCATTGAGAGCAAAGGCGAAAGAGCATAAGGATGATCTTTCGGCTTGTATGATTACCTATCCATCGACACATGGGGTGTTTGAAGTGGAGATACGTGAGATATGTAATATTATTCATGAGAACGGAGGTCAGGTTTATATGGATGGTGCGAACATGAATGCGCAAGTAGGATTGACTAATCCTGGCTTTATTGGAGCAGATGTTTGTCACTTGAATCTACATAAGACTTTTGCGATTCCTCACGGTGGTGGTGGTCCTGGTGTAGGCCCTATTGGTGTGGCTGCTCACTTAGTGGAGTGTTTGCCTTCACACTCGGTGATCAATAATGGTCATGTGGGTATTCATGCTGTCTCTTCTGCCCCATGGGGTAGTGCTTTGGTACAAACTATCACTTATGGTTATATCAAGATGTTGGGAGCCGATGGGTTGAAGCGTGCTACTGAAGTTGCGATTCTGAATGCAAACTACATTGCACATCATATGAAAGATACGTTTGGAGTGCTTTATACTGGTGCGGACGGACGTGTCGGACATGAGCTTATACTAGAGTGTCGTGGAGTGAAGGCTACTTCGGGTATTACGGAGTTGGATATCGCAAAGCGTTTGATGGATTATGGTTTTCATGCCCCAACACTATCGTTTCCAGTGGCTGGAACATTGATGATTGAACCAACAGAGAGTGAATCGAAATATGAGTTGGATCGTTTTATCGAAACCCTTAATACCGTCTTTATGGAGATTAAAGAGGTGGAGAGTGGCGAGGCCAATAAAGAAGATAATGTGTTGAAGAATGCACCGCATACGGATTTGGTAGTTACTGCTGATGAGTGGGAACATAGTTATCCAAGATCGAAGGCTGCATACCCGCTACCATGGCTAAGAGATGGTAAATATTGGGTGCCCGTAGGTCGTGTGGATGACGCATTTGGAGACCGGAATTTGGTATGCACATGTGATCCGATAGAATCATATATGTAG